GATCCAGGAAGGATTCCATCACATGTTGGGAATATCGAAGCTGTTCCATTGAAGCTATCTGAGGAAATTCCAAGGGAAAATGACAGTCGTGCTTCAGACTCACAAGTGGAGCAGTGTGAAAGCTCAGCTAATCCTAGTTCACTGCAGAATGATGCCGAAAGTTTCACCTGCCACGCAAAAGGAGCAAGCCCAGCACAAAACATTCAGcttgagaaaaattacaaatggccAAAGTTGGACCAAAGATCTAAACAAGAACTTAGTCAAGACACCAAAATATACAATAACATGTGGGACACCCAAGAGGAGCATATTGATGATCTGTATGACAAAGAATCACCCTACATTGAAACTCAACTGCTACCTGAAATTTCTGAAAGTAACACGTGTCCAATCTCCAGGAAACGAGTGAAAAGAAGCCTTCAGCGGGTTAATGAGTGGCTTTCAAAAAACAGTGAGATGTTTACATCCATAGATGCTACTTCTGAGCTGTATCCAGAGGGATTTTCTTCTTGGGAAGATGCATCTGATGGAGAGTCTTGCATTTCAGACAAAACTGAATTACTAGCCAGTCCTGTAGAGTCTTCTGTCGTACATAATCCTGACATTTTTTTATCAAAGCCAGCCACAGTTAGTGTTGAAGATAAAGTGTTTGGGAAAACTTACAAGAGAGAGAGGAAATCGAATCCCCAATTTAACACGAGCTTTTTGACAGAAAATAGAAGTACAGACATTGTTGCTGCTGATCCTGGGAGcacaacaaaaaatgtaaaactaAAAAGGAAAAAAGTCTGTTACCTGCAGCCTGAGGACTTTATTCAGAAGATCAACAAAAAAGATGAGGTGGAAGTCTGTGAAGAAGTTAAAACAATTGTTGAGAGGATTCCTAAGGTAATCAAGAACCCTAAAGATGCTGTTGATGGCTGtggggtggatgaaggggagacaaTTGATAGACTGGACTTTTTTCCAGTACAAGAAAACACTGCTTGGGAGGTAGACACTGAACAAGGTGAAAGTGGCAGGAAAATTATAGAACGACTGTCAAATACACATGACCAAGAAAGTAACAAAGCAAACACCATGCCAAGGAAAAAAGGCAAATTGAAGAGAGAGCATCTAAACCATACTGTGCAAGCTTTTAAGCTAGTTAATGAAGAGGAGTTTGGGAAAGGACAGCATTCTCTGGTTGAAGGAAGCTCGCTACAGATTCTGTCTAATCAAACTGAACTGCAGATTGATAGCTACCCAAGCAGCGAAGAAGCTAGCAAAGCCAAGGTTGAACAGAGAAGAGTCCGGCGAAGCCGAAGACTTCAGCTACTAGCTGAAGAGACATCAAAAGAAACCAAGAGCATTTGTAACTCGGAAAAAGTACAGAAGGTTCTTGAGAATGAAGGTTTGCTAACACTCCAAAGAGGGTGTGTTACAGGCCTTGCCTTGGTCTGCACAGAACTTCAAGGGAGCAAAGATCTGACAAATTGCAGAGGACATTGGTCAGATACcaaccaaaatgaaaaagaacTGGATGGTGTAGATAAAAGTTTACAGAATGGTTGTGAAAACTTTCCTGTGGTGAAAAATGGAAATGACTGTTTGAAGACAGACAGAATATCTGAGAGCTTGCACTTttctccagcgttccattcacaGTCTCAAAGCTCTGATGTACAAAAGAGTATTTCCCCCATACAGGTTCATACTCCTACCATTGAGCATCCTGTCCAGATGGGGATTGATGCAGATCCAACTGAAAAGTCCAGACTAGTTGAAATTGGCAAAGACCTATTGATGGGCATCAGCTGTTTCCCAGATAAGAACCTGGAAAACTCAAGGACCAAAGAGTTGCCTGCAATTAGGAATGCTTTGCAAGAGGTTAATCCAGAGACAGAGGACAGTGAATTAGACACTCAGTACCTGTTAAAAACATTCAAGGTCGCTAAACGAATGTCCTTTATTTTGCAACCTAGTTCCATGCCTGAACCTGTAACTCAAAATTTGACTTCAGGTACTTCAAGGCAAGCTAGTGGTCATCCCTTAAAAGATGACAGAGAAAGGAATAGAGAAGTAAGTAGCAGTGAAGATACACAGATTGAAACCCCAGAATTTGCAAAGTTTATCAACCCAGCGTTGGAAGTGGTTACAGTTTTTAAAACAGCTAGTACTAAGAATTGTGATACCATTAATCCTGAGAATAGCACTGAAGCCACCTTGGAGCATGATTTACCTAATGAAAAAAACAATGTCAGCATTATGAAAAATGACTTTAACGTTTCAGAAAATTGGGAGATGTACCCTCGCTCAATGAGGAGCGCTAGTACCAAGACAAGAAATAGAAGAGGTctgcaaaaaaggagaaaaacgaATATATGTAGCACATTGCCCAAAATAGGACTTGAAGATTCCAATTTGAACTACAAAGATGGTGAAAACTCAGGTGAACTGAACAAGAAAAGCGAGCAGTTGCTTCAGAGAGTTGATTTAAGCTTAAGTAATGACATGAATTTCAGTGGAGAAACAGCTGAAACAGATAAGGCTGAAGAAAAAAGCAAACTGCTAGTGTTAAACTCACAGCCTGAATCTACATTACTGTATGCCACAACTGGTCATCTAAGCCCTGTTGCCATCAACTGCAGAGCCAGCAGAAGCGAAATTAGCCAAGGGGAAAATGAACAAGTGCCGAATGGTGGTTGTCAAAACGTTGACACTGATGGAGCCCAAGTCAATCACATTACTCATACAACTTCATCTCAAGGTTCAGCAGCGGAAAGATTTCTCGAACACCCAGTGGCACTTAAAAATAGTGGTGTGCTGATTTCCTCGGCTGGTTCTGCCACCCCTGATGGTTTGTTGAGCTCTTCCAGTGAGATCAACAAAAACACCAACTGTAGAGAGGATAACATGAAGTCTGTGGTGGTTAGAAAATTACCTGAAGAGGGCAATTTAAGAAAAATGCAGAGCAGTGATTCCTCGGGATCACAAAGGCTAGTAAAGAGGTGCAGGTGGCGAGCACACAAACTGGAATGTTCAGAGGAAGGATCAAGTGAGGATGAAGACCTGCCATGTTTCCAAAGACTATTTAAACAGTCATTGAGTACATCACCTCACTCAGCAAGTCAGCAAGTTTTTACAAGTGAGGATGTCAGTAAAGGAGAGGCTCTGTTTTTAACGAGTTGTAATCATATTGCTGAAGAAAGTCAGAAGAAACAACTTGAAAGCCCCTCAAGAGAAGAAGTCCATTCTGTCAGCCCAGAATCTGTGTGCTCTGTCAACCTTTTCTCTTCACAGTCCAATGGTTCAGAAGATTTTATCAGTGGAGCAGAAGAGCCAAAGGCGATGGCTTTTGGTCCTAGGTGCCCAAGAAGTCAGTATACGAACAAAACGATCAGTCAAGCTGAAATTGAAGAGATGATAGTTGAACAAAATGAGGAGGTAGCAGCCATGGAAACGGACCATGGAGAGGACCAGCGCGTGGAATTGAATTTAGGTACAAGTCCTCTGTTCATGTGGGGCTCAATTGaagcatttttttgtttttgaaagcaTATTCAATTTTCATGCCTGACTTGGTCAATAGCGAACTCCATACCTGTCAGTCTTGTTGCCCAATTCAGGATTTTTCAAGCAAATGAATTCCCGGTGTATGACCTTTAGTGAGCCCAGTTCAGATATTTTACATGACCCCTAGACGCTAAGCTTCACAGTGTGTTTAAAGTAGTCATggcaataacatagtagatggcggcagataaagacctatacggtccatccagtctgctcaacaagttaaactcatagcataaggcagtggttcccaaacctggtcctggaggcaccccagccagtcaggttttcaggatacccacaatgaatattcatgagagagatgtggAGTTGTATATGCAaagctctctcatgaatattctttgttggtatcctgaaaatctgaatggctggggtgcctccaggaccaggtttgggaaccactggcagtAAGGTGTATGATGAGatattacatatgtatacttgatcttgatttctcTTTGCCTTAAaattggcaaggacaaatgaagatcaggtagtttattttgttgggcagactggatggaccatacaggtctttatctgctgtcatccactatgttactgtgtaagagaaatatccagaatctcTGTTAAAATGTCGGTTTTGTCCCTTGGGATGAGTTTCTTTATCTCTCCTCATCTAATTCTTAGAGTATCTCCTTCATTTTTTTGTTAGCTGTGCTGTACGGCTATCAGTGTTTCTGTCCAGAGCATCTGTGATATCCCCAAGCCTCTTTTCTTAGCCTTTTCCCCTTAGCCAGTATAAtctaaaataacaaacaaaaacagacagaACAGTACAATTGGGAAGAAGTCTGAACTGTATTAATGAATCCTCAGGTATGTTTTCCAATGCATATGTTAGGCTTAGAGAATTGTTTATTATAAtttaacccccccctccccaccactttCCAATACAACAGAGCaggttgagaatgtgactgaTGACCAGGCATCATGTGTACTATCTTGGTTTCCATAAAACACACCTGAAATATGTCATTCTGTTTTTGGTTTTCAAGGTGCAGGGT
The sequence above is a segment of the Microcaecilia unicolor chromosome 12, aMicUni1.1, whole genome shotgun sequence genome. Coding sequences within it:
- the BRCA1 gene encoding breast cancer type 1 susceptibility protein: MAFPSLETEEVHKVLAVMQKNLECPICLELMKEPVSTKCDHLFCRFCMLKLLSKKRRGLAECPMCKNEVTRRSIKESPRFKLLIEGLLKTIQAFEMDTGFKFSSSQERTEKQAESSASEQLNTDGDTVHSRGYRLPRKGVQEHGQGKKPGLETNSDVQHSGNLASRRSQRIKRQKRDASEPLCIDFGLDSSSEDLLEKAGSIGSCEVEESLQTEPESKECWADWKCDRKESDRLSCMPDAEVPSPAKSDFAKTNFEDPGRIPSHVGNIEAVPLKLSEEIPRENDSRASDSQVEQCESSANPSSLQNDAESFTCHAKGASPAQNIQLEKNYKWPKLDQRSKQELSQDTKIYNNMWDTQEEHIDDLYDKESPYIETQLLPEISESNTCPISRKRVKRSLQRVNEWLSKNSEMFTSIDATSELYPEGFSSWEDASDGESCISDKTELLASPVESSVVHNPDIFLSKPATVSVEDKVFGKTYKRERKSNPQFNTSFLTENRSTDIVAADPGSTTKNVKLKRKKVCYLQPEDFIQKINKKDEVEVCEEVKTIVERIPKVIKNPKDAVDGCGVDEGETIDRLDFFPVQENTAWEVDTEQGESGRKIIERLSNTHDQESNKANTMPRKKGKLKREHLNHTVQAFKLVNEEEFGKGQHSLVEGSSLQILSNQTELQIDSYPSSEEASKAKVEQRRVRRSRRLQLLAEETSKETKSICNSEKVQKVLENEGLLTLQRGCVTGLALVCTELQGSKDLTNCRGHWSDTNQNEKELDGVDKSLQNGCENFPVVKNGNDCLKTDRISESLHFSPAFHSQSQSSDVQKSISPIQVHTPTIEHPVQMGIDADPTEKSRLVEIGKDLLMGISCFPDKNLENSRTKELPAIRNALQEVNPETEDSELDTQYLLKTFKVAKRMSFILQPSSMPEPVTQNLTSGTSRQASGHPLKDDRERNREVSSSEDTQIETPEFAKFINPALEVVTVFKTASTKNCDTINPENSTEATLEHDLPNEKNNVSIMKNDFNVSENWEMYPRSMRSASTKTRNRRGLQKRRKTNICSTLPKIGLEDSNLNYKDGENSGELNKKSEQLLQRVDLSLSNDMNFSGETAETDKAEEKSKLLVLNSQPESTLLYATTGHLSPVAINCRASRSEISQGENEQVPNGGCQNVDTDGAQVNHITHTTSSQGSAAERFLEHPVALKNSGVLISSAGSATPDGLLSSSSEINKNTNCREDNMKSVVVRKLPEEGNLRKMQSSDSSGSQRLVKRCRWRAHKLECSEEGSSEDEDLPCFQRLFKQSLSTSPHSASQQVFTSEDVSKGEALFLTSCNHIAEESQKKQLESPSREEVHSVSPESVCSVNLFSSQSNGSEDFISGAEEPKAMAFGPRCPRSQYTNKTISQAEIEEMIVEQNEEVAAMETDHGEDQRVELNLGAGCGYESEASHAGDSSGFSSQSEILTTQQRDVMRSNLKKLEQEMAALEAVLEQHATQVSETPGAVNDLLECRLRGEVENETMSDKEKASFSTWDTQQKKQCIPADGGLATRDDFNKNSQDANNARSPTPPLTPLETQPKERKMPEVARLSIHLLKELKDSISQEDSSYPEKQHKGQERGNQSAACSLASGNTNKRDADDKLNSRNLHCSKGHPPAGDVSSAAKPSSCQPGDELTSPCIPRVASRNSSGESEQKMLTPTLMGVTGFKSPVVVTKRKLSLVASGLNQSELLLVQRFTRKTQSVFSNQITGGTTHVIMKTDAELVCERTLKYFLGIAGRKWVVSYQWIVQCFKEGKILNESDFEVRGDVINGRQHRGPRKARQATDRTLFMDFEICCSGPFTDMSIKHLEWMVELCGASVVKEPHLFTQKPTLTKLIVVQPDAAPEDRDYKAIQQQCGAVVVTREWVLDSVACYECQKFDTYLVFQS